In Elusimicrobiota bacterium, the DNA window GGCCTCGGGTTTTGAAATCGAGAGATATTCGTTCAAGCCCTCGTATTCCGGTTTGCCGTAATCGGCGGGTTTAAGCGCCATGGTCTGCAGATAGGAGCCGGTGGCGCCGTCAAAAATAATTATTTTTTCTTTAAGCAGGTTTTTCATAAGACTCCGGTAACACACAAGTAGCCAGAAGTCAGAATTCAGGAGTCAGAAGTAAGAAATCGCAGCCCATTCTGAATTCTGACTTCTGGATTCTGTCTACCTTAGTAGTCACAAATTCTGAATATCTCCATGGCATTTGCTGTGGTGACATCGGCGGCCCGTGATGGCGTTACGCCCAGATACGCGGCGACAGCGCCGGCAATTTCCGGTATATACGAAGGATCGTTCCTTTTGCCGCGGGCGCTCTGCGGCGGCAGATACGGACAATCGGTTTCAAAAACTATGTTTTCAAGGCCCGTTTTTTTAACTATCGCCCGCAGCTCGTCATTTTTTTTGTAGGTGAAAGTGCCGTTCACTCCGAGCGCAAGCCCCATATCGAGCGCCGCCCGCGCGTCTTCCCAGCCGCCGGAAAAACAGTGCAGTATGCCGCGAAATTTCCTGCCTTTGGGCGCATAATTCCATTTGTTTTTAAGCAGGGCGGCCAGATCGGCGTAAGCATTGTCTTTTTTAGCGTCCTTGCCGCTGCGTGCGTGGAACACCGCAACAAGGCCCAGCCTGTTCGACAGGCTTATCATCGCCTCAAACAGAAGGTTCTGCTGTTCTTTTTTCGCGGCGTCCCAGTAATAATCCAGGCCTATCTCCCCCAGGCCTTTTGAAACGCTTTTTTTAAGGTATCGCTCAAGCGTCGCCAGGTTTTCCGGGCAAAGCTCTTCACAATAACCCGGGTGTATGCCGAAACAGGCGTAAATTTTGCCCGCATATTTGGAGCATAAAACAGAGGCAGGTTCCCATTCTTTAGCCCCGCAGGCTATTTCCACCAGCTTTGAAACGCCGCTTTTAAAGCTTTTTTCAATAACGGCATCGCGGTCCCCGTTAAAAGCCTCGTCGTTCAAATGGCAGTGTGTCTCAATAAAATCCATCACTACATTTAATCATTTCAGCGGCCGCCGAAGGAACAGTGTTATAGAAAAAGGACCCGGGGAAATTTAGCTCTTTCTGCCGGCGGCTGACCAGGAGAGGTAGGACTGCATGAACGGGTCCAGGTCACCGTCCATAACGTTCTGTATCTGGGAAGTTTCGTGATCGGTGCGCAGATCTTTCACCATCTGATATGGCATGAACACATAAGAGCGTATCTGGTGGCCCCAGCCTATGTCGCCCTTGGCGTCGTAGTGGCGCTCCATCTCGGAGCGTTTCTTGTCCATTTCAACTTCGTAAAGCTTGGCCTTCAGCATCTTCATGGCCGTTTCGCGGTTCTGGTGCTGGCTGCGCTCTATCTGGCACTGCACGACTATGCCCGACGGTATATGCGTAATGCGCACCGCCGTTTCAACCTTGTTCACGTTCTGGCCGCCCGCCCCGCCGGAGCGGTAGGTGTCGGTATGCAGGTCTTTTTCATCTATCTTTATTTCTATTTCCTCTTCGATGTCGGCCAGCACGTCCACCGAGGCGAACGAGGTGTGGCGGCGCTTATTGGCGTCAAAAGGCGAGATGCGCACCAGGCGATGCACGCCAATTTCGCTCCTGAGGTAGCCGTAGGCGTACTTGCCGTTTATAAACGCGGTAACGCTTTTTATGCCGGCTTCCTCGCCCTGCAGTATATCCGTGATAGCGAAAGGAAAGCCTTTTCTCTGCGCCCAGCGCGTGTACATCCGCAACAGCATCTGCGCCCAGTCGCAGGCCTCGGTGCCGCCGGCGCCCGAGTGTATGCTTATAATAGCACCCGCTTTGTCGTGAGGGCCCGAGAGTTTCAGTTCAAAATCAAAAGCGCTCAGTTTTTGCTCGGCCGCAGCGAGCGCCTCCATTATGAACGGCAGCTCGCTCACACCGCCGCTTTCTCTGGCAAGCTCCAGGTGCGCCCGGCAATCTCCCAGCTCGCGTCCCAGTTTATCCACCAGTTCAACGCCCTTTTTTAAATCGTTTAGCTCCTTCAGGTGCGACTGGGCTTTCTCCGTCTTATCCCAGAAGCCGGCTTCAAGGGAACCGGCCTCTTTCTCTTTAAGCTCCGTTTTTTTGGTTTCCAGGCCGAAAAGCGCGGACGAAGCCGAGAGCGCCGTCTCAAGCTGTTCCAGTTTATTTTCCGCGTCTTTAAATTCCAGTGTTCCCCGGCCATAAGAGTATTTTACAATAGTTAGGAACCGCGGAAGGAGCCAGAAGTCAGGATTCAGTAGTCAGAATGCCAAATTCTGGATTCTGACTTCTGAATTCTATCTACTTAGCAACTCCATAGTTTTAGTACCCCCTCCCCCCATAATTTAATAGAATTATGAAATGCGCAGCGAACTGCAAAGAAAAAGGTACAATATAGATGTTATAGACGAAAAAATTTGCCGCCTGCTGGCCAGACGTTTTGTAGTGGTGCTTTCGCTGAAAGACCTTAAAAAAACAATAATTGACCGCGCCCGCGAAAAAGTGGTGCTGGCTAACGCGCAAAAAAACTCCGGCATAGTGGTAAGCGGACTGAAAACGGAAAAAATGGCCGACGCGGTGGCGCTGATAGAAAACCTGCCGGATGTAAGCAGGGTGGAGCTTAGCATGGATGAACTCTGCCCGCTGGCGACGCGGCTAAAAGGCCGCCAGCTGCCTGAGCAGCCGCTTGATTTTGTAAAAAACCCGTTTATTTTCATAGCCGGGCCATGCGCCGTTGAAAACGAAAAAATTTACCTGGCCTCGGCTCTCGCGCTTAAAAAAGCGGGGGCGCACGCGCTCAGGGCCGCTCTTTTCAAGCCGCGTTCTTTGCCCTACGCTTTTCAGGGAATAGGCTTTTCGGGCCTTCCAATACTTGCGAAAGCCAAAAAACTTACCGGCCTGCCGCTGGTGACGGAAGCCACCGACACCCGCCAGGTCGAGCAGCTTTCCGCCGCCGTGGACGTTCTGCAGATAGGCGCGCGCAATATGCGCAATTATGAACTGCTCAAAGAAATAGGCCGCAGCGGAAAGCCCGCCCTCCTAAAACGCGCGATGCGCGCCAGCCTGAGGGAATGGCTGATGTCGGCGGAATACCTGCTTAAATTCGGCTGCAAAACCCTGATACTCTGCGAAAGAGGCGACACGACTTTTTCCAGCGACAAGGCCGGCCTTGACCTGGAACTGCTGCGCCAGGCCAAAGCCGCCTCAGGCCTGCCGGTGCTAGCCGACCCGAGTCACTCTTCAAAAGACCGGATCTTGGCGGAGCGCTTCGCGCTTGAAGCCGCCGGGGCCGGCGCCGACGGTCTTTTAATAGAGGCCAGCGTCTCCCCCGAAACCGCCCTGGTGGACGGCAAGCAGACCATCAGCCTGCCCGTTTTCAGCGCGCTGGTAAAGAAAATAACGAAAATACATAACGACTCAAGTAGACAGAAGCCAGAATTCAGGAGCCAGAATTAAGATTCCAAAGAAGAGAACTGTTCCACAATTCTGAATTCTGACTACTGACTCCTGTCTACTTAAGTAGTACTCAAAACACTCCAAATGCTTAAAACCGGCCTGATAGGCTATCCGCTTAAAAACTCCCTCTCGCCTGAAATTTTTAAAATATTCTCGGACCTTACCGGCATCAGGATCACCTATACCCTCAAAGAAACACACGAAAAAGACCTGGCGGCCGCTTTAAAGCGGCTGCGTTCCGCCGGCTGGACAGGGGTAAATGTAACCCTGCCTTTGAAAGAAGCCGTAACCGGTTTTTTAACCGCTTCAGACCAGGCGGTTTTCAGCGTGAAAGCCGCCAACACGCTGAAATTTCACAAGAACGGAATTGTGGGGATCAACACCGACGCGCGGGCGCTCGCCGACGCTTTCCGCGAAAAAAAAATTAAGGTAAAAGGCAAAACCGCCGTTGTGTGGGGCGCCGGCGGAGCGGCAAAAGCCGCCCTCTGGTTTCTGGCGGAGAATAAAGCGGCGGAAATAAGCCTGCATAACCGCGACACTGAAAAAGCGCGCGCCCTTGCTGTTATCTTTTCCGGGCTTTTTCCGAAGATCAAATTTAAGGTCCGCAGCTTCCGTGAAAGGTCCGAAAAAACCGATATTTTTATAAACGCCACACCGGTAGGGATGTACGAGCCCGGACGGCTGAACGCCGCTTTTAACCGGAAGTCCGCTTATTGTGACCTGGCTTACCTGGGCGGCGAAACCGGGTTCCTCCGTTCGGCGCGCGAAGCAGGAGCCAAAACGCTAATAGACGGCAAGGAAATACTGGTTTATCAGGCCGCGCGCTCGCTTGAATTCTGGACTGATAAACATATCGCGGAAATTGTAGAATTGAAAAGGGAAACGATAAGAAAATTAAAAATTCAAGATTCCGGATTCAAGATTTAAGATTCAGGTTGGCTATTCGCTATTCGCTGCTTTAACAGGAGCCTCTAAATGTTGAGATACCTTACCGCGGGAGAGTCGCACGGAAAATATCTGGCCGGTATTCTGGAAGGATTTCCGGCCGGCGTGCGGGTTACAAAGCAATATATAGCCGCTCAATTGAAACGCAGGCGCCAGGCGCCGGGCAGAAGCGCGCGTCAGGCGGTTGAAACCGACTCCTTTGAAATAATTTCCGGCATCACCGGGAATGTAACCACCGGCGCGCCCATAACCGCGCTGATAAAAAATATCAAGGTCCTGGGCGAATTGCCTTTTTCAAGCGTTCCAAGGCCGGGGCACGCCGATCTGGCGGGAATGCTTAAATACGACACTTTAAACGCCGCCCTTATACGCGAACGCGCCAGCGCCCGCGAAACCGCGGCCCGGGTGGCTTTGGGCTCTTTCGCCCTGCGTCTTAATGAACTTCTGGGTATTTACATAAACTCAAGGGTTGTGGCTTTAGGCGGAATGAATGCAATTACAGCTGAAAGCGCCGCGGAGGAAATCAAACAGGCGCGCGCTGCGGGCGACACTCTGGGAGGAGTTTTTGAGATAACGGCCGAGAATCTGCCGGCGGGCCTTGGCAATTTTAACCAGTGGGACGCGAAGCTAAGCGCGCATCTGGCCGCGGCTCTTATGAGCATAAACGGTGTTAAGGGCTTTGAGCTGGGCGGCGGTTTTGCGCTTGCGGCTATAAGCGGGCGCGAAGCCGCCAAAAACCCCGAACTTTCAGGCGGGCTGGACGGCGGAGTGACGAATGGCCGGGTTCTGGTAATGCGCTGCGCGGTAAAACCCGTGCCGGGGCTGGCGGCTGGGGCGCCTTCAATGGACCTGAAAACTTTTAAAAATACCCGCGCCGTTTCAAAAACCTCCGACACCACGGCTGTATTCGCCGCGGCTGTTATAGCGGAGCACGCGGCCGCGCTGGCGCTCGCCGGTGCCTTGCTCGAGAAATTCGGCGGCGACACTTTTGAGGAAATAAAACAGCGGGTGGACCTATGGCGGACAAAAACCGGAAAAATACTCAGACATCTGTAAACATTTATCTTACCGGCTTCATGTGCGCCGGCAAAACTTCTACCGGCAAAGCCCTGGCGCGGCTGCTTAAACGCAAATTCGCGGATTCGGACCGGCTGGTTGAAAAACAAGCCGGAATTAAAATAGCTGAACTGGTGGATACTAAGGGGCTGAGAGCGTTCAGAAAACTTGAAGCCGGGGCCGTGCGCGCACTGGCCGGAAAACGCGGGCTCGCGGCGGCTTTGGGCGGCGGAATTTACCCCTCGCGCAGATGGGCGGGGTTACTAAAAAGTACCGGCGTGACGGTTTACCTGCACTGTGCCTGGCCGGAGCTTGAAAAAAGGCTTAAGATCGCGCGGGACCTGAGGCCGCGGCTTAGCGGCCATTGGGAGCAGGCGCGCAAGCGCGCCAATAAACTTTACTCAAAAAGGCTGCCGTTCTACCGGCTGGCAGATCTGGAAATAAACGCCGGCAGGCTCACCCCGGCCCAAACGGCGGCTCTTATAGCCCGGAAGCTGAATATTAGAAAGCTGCGCCTGCTTTTATAAAGTTAGAGGGCAGGCCGGGAAATTGATATTATAGGGTTATGAAAATAATTGTCCATTTGATTTTAAGCACGGTGGCGGTTTTTGTCACCGCCAAAATTCTGCCGGGCGTAACGCTGGACGGCTTTGTAACCGCGCTGGTGGTGGCGGTGGTTTTGGGCGCGGTAAATACTGTGCTGCGGCCTATACTTATAATCCTTACCCTGCCTATAAACATACTGACACTGGGGCTGTTCACTTTCGTTATCATCGGCGGGATGGTGCAGCTGGTCAGCTGGCTGGTGCCGGGCTTCCACGTGGCGAACTTCTGGTGGGCGCTGGTGTTTGCCCTGGTATTGTGGATAATCAATGCCTTTCTTTCCAGACTTAAATAGTGATGCTGGTTCAAGTCTTCATGATTGAAAAGTCGGAAACCCAAGGATTAAAAATAAATATTTGAATTATAAAGCGGGAGGCTTATGATAAAAGAGACATTGTCGAAGGTAGAGGCGGCTATAGCCAAGATCCAGGCGGTCGATGGGAAGGAGAAGGCCAGGCTGGTCTCCCTTCTTAATCAGCTTAAGGCCGAGCTCGCGGCGCTGCCCGAGTCCAGGATGGATGACGCGCGCAGCGTGGCCCATTTTACCGAAACCGCCGCCCACGAAGTTACCAGGGTAAACAGGAGCGCGGAACTTAAAGATCTTTCCATCTCCGGCATGGGGCTTTCTGTAAAAAGCTTTGAAGTCTCCCACCCGCGGCTGGTGGAGATAACCAACGAACTCTGCATGATGCTGGCCCGCATGGGGATATGATCAGGGCGTAACGGAACACAGCCGCACACACGGCAGACTATGGAAGAAAGAATAAAAACTGAAATACTCGCTTTGAATATCAAAGATGAAAAAACCGTCAAAACGGTTTTTGCGCGGGGGATCGAAGATCTGCCGGGTATTTTCAGCGGGCTTTTTGACGAAGCGGACAGGGTCTGCGTGGTAACGGAGGCGCTTGCCGGGGAAAAAATCAAAAAAAATCTGGAACGCCTGCTTGGCCCGGGGCGCGAACAATTTTTTTATTACGGCCTCGCCGCCAGGGACGGAGGAAAAACGATAGCCGAGCTTGAAAAGTTGTGCCTTTTCCTGCTCCAGAACAATTTTTCGCGCAAATCGCTTATAATAGCGGTCGGGGGCGGCTCGGTTACGGACCTGGCCGGGTTTGCCGCCTCGATTTACATGAGGGGAATAAACTGGGTAAGCGTTCCCACCACTTTTCTGGGCCAGATAGACGCGGGCCTTGGCGGTAAAACCGCCGTTAATTTCGGCGGCGTAAAAAACGTACTCGGCTCTTTTCATCAGCCGGGCCTGACCGTCTGCGACACCGCATTTCTGGATTCCCTGCCGCGGAAGGAATTGCTCTCCGGCGCCGGGGAACTCTTAAAATACGCCTTTATAGGCGAGCCCCCACTGCGCGAAACCGTGCTCACGAACCTGGATGCCGCCCTCAAAGGCGACCGGCGCGCCCTTTTTAAATGCGTCAAAGCCTGCGCCGAATTCAAGATGTTCGTTGTTTCAAAGGACGAAAAGGACGAAGACGGCCGGCGCGAGATATTGAATTTCGGCCACACGGCCGCGCACGCTTTTGAAGCGCTTTCAAAAGGCGAACTGCCCCACGGGGAAGCCGTGGCGCACGGCCTGCGTTTTGCGCTGATAGTTTCAAAAGAAACAGGCCTGCTGCCGGAAAAAGAATTTAATAAATTAAACTCCCTGATAAGCGGGATCGGCCTTCCCCACCCGTGCAGGGCGTGCGGAAATTTTCAACAATTCCTCGCGCTTGTTTCAAAAGACAAAAAAGCGCGCGGGCTGGCCAACCGTTTTCTGCTGATAAAAGCCCCCGGCCTTATAGAAGCGGTGGAAAACATAAAGCCGGTCATATTGAAGATCGCCTTGGAAAGAACACTAAGGCTAAAATGATTTAAGATTCAAGATTCCGGATTCAAGATTGGGGGCTGGAGGGGTAAATTTTAAATTTTGAATCTTAAATCTGGAATCTTGAAGCCGGAATCTTAAACTGGAGCTGATTTTTATGAACATACTGGTCATACACGGCCCGAATTTACATTTGCTTGGAAAGCGTGAACCCGGAGTTTACGGGAAAACCACGCTCAAAACCCTGAACGCGCTGATAAAAAAACACGCCACCGCGCGCGGGGCTAAAGTCCGCTGTTTCCAAAGCAACTGCGAAGGCGCCATTATCGACCTGCTGACGGCTAACGCCGCCTGGGCCGATATGCTGGTGATAAACCCGGCCGCTTACACCCATTACAGCTACGCCATCCGCGACGCGATAAAGGCCCTGGCCTTGAGCGCGGTAGAGGTTCATTTGAGCGACATTTCAAAGCGCGAGCCGTTCCGTAAAATATCTGTTATAAAACCCGTCTGCATTAAGCAGCTAACCGGTTTTGGTTCCGGTTCCTATCTCAAAGCCATAGACTTCTGCCTGGCCTCGGCGGGGAAAAATGGAAAAAAACCCGGATAAAACCTATACCCCTCCGCCTGATAAATCCATAACCATACGCGCGCTGCTTTTAGGCGCGATAGCGGAAGGCCGCGTTAACATTAAAAACCCGCTATTGTGTGAAGACACCTCCGCGACCCTAAGCTGCCTCAAAACTCTCGGGGTAAAGTTCCATATTTCAAAAAAACAGATAACTGTGGAAGGCCGCGGCCTTAAGGGCCTCACCCCCCCGATGCGCCCGCTTAACGCCGGAGAGTCCGGCGCCACAATGCGGCTTATGGCAGGCCTGCTGGCCGGGCAGGGTTTCGATTCGGTAATTACCGGACGCGACTCGCTTTTAAAAAGGCCGATGGCGCGCGTAACGGAGCCGCTTTCGGCCATGGGGGCCGGAATAAGTTCCCGCGGCGGCCGGCCGCCGCTAAAAATAACAGGCTCTCCTCTTGCCGGGACCCGCCTTATACTTTCCGCGCCAAGCGCGCAGGTAAAATCGGCGGCGTTGATCGCGGGACTTTACGCCGCGGGCCGCACCTCGGTGACGGAACGCTTTAAAACCCGCGACCACACGGAAAGGCTGCTTAAGCACTTTGGCGCCAAAATAAAAGTGATCGGCCTTAAAACGATTTTAAAGCCGGGGCCTCTTAAAGCCGGCCGCATCAAGATCCCCGGCGACATTTCCTCGGCCGCGCCTTTCCTGGCGGCGGCCTGCCTGCTGAAAGGGTCAAAACATATAATCAAGGACACCGGCCTCAATCCCGGACGGCTGGGTTTTATACAGGCGCTCAGCGCCATGGGGGCCAATATAGGTTTGACCGTTAAAACCTCAAACCCCGAGCCGGCGGGGGACATATTCATCTGGGGCTCCGCACTGAAAGGAATCCGCATAAAACCAGCGCGGATACCGGCCATGATAGACGAAATACCGCTGCTGGCGCTGGTGGCAACCCAGGCCGAAGGAACCACGGTATTGCCGGGACTGGGCGAACTTAGATTTAAGGAATCCGACAGAGTGCAAAGTACCCTGGCCCTTTTAAAGGCATTCGGGCTTAAAGCCGAGATAAAAAAAGACGCCCTTACTATCAGGGGACCGCAGAAGATTATTGGCGGAAAACCGGTCGACACCTTCAATGACCACCGCATAGCTATGGCGGCGGCGGTCGGAAGCCTGCTGGCTGAAAAACCCGTAAAGATCAAGAACGCCGGCTGCGTAAAAAAATCATATCCGGCTTTTTTTTCCGATTTTAAAAAAGTTTTTTTATAACCCAAAAAATTCGCCTTTAACTGATTTTTTCAGGTTAATGCTGTGCCTGCGTTTTCAGGTTTTCTGTCAGGTTATCTTTGCGGAACCGTTCAAATCAGCATTCATCCACATATCCCTGGTTCAGTTCAACTATATTCCCCTCCGGATCGGCTACCCAGCACACTTTCATACCCGGTATCAAACCGCCCATGTCCACAGGGCCCTTGGTTATTTTTACGGCGTTCCCCAATTCTTTCAGCTTCGCGTCAAGGTCAGCGACCAGAAAACAGATATGCTTCCAGCCCGGATAGTCGGGGCCCGCCCCTTTTGCCGGAGGAACGGGAGATTTTTCAGCCGCCTTGAAAAGCTCAAGATAAAAATTGCCCGATTTTATCATCACCACCTGGCCGGGGCCCGGCGCGTAAACCCGCGCCCTTTTGAACCCGAAATAGCGGGTGTAAAACTTTTCGACGCGTTCCGGGTCCGCGCAGGTAAGCCCGATGTGGGAAAACGCGGCTTTTTCCATATTAGTTCCTCCGGCCTTCACTCATCCTCGCCGGACCTCGCAGTGAAATAATTAACGAAGAGCAGGATAAAAAGCACGAAAATGGCCAGTTGCGCTATGACCAGGAACTGCCCGAAAGCGGTTACAGGGTAAAGATCTCCGTACCCCAGAGTGGCACCCGTCACGAAACTGTAATAGACCGCCGAAAGAGGAGACAAGGCCTTATTTAACGCTTCGTATTTCATATGGAACACGGAAAAGTCCAGAGTAACTTCGAAATAGTTCAAAAGAATCAGGATCATGGAGCGGTTGAACGTCAGGAGCGCGGAATAGACGTCGGAAAGAAAAATAAGGCCCAGGACGCTGAAAACAGTTTCAGTGAGAAAGTAAACGACGAGGATAAGCGCGGGCTTACTGATGTATAAGCCCGTAGTAAGCAGCAGAACGGGGAAAAACAACTTGAAAAGCGCGTAACACTCCATCGACAATTTCCGCGCCGTGGTTGTGCGCCCCGCCAATGTCCGGATCAGGAGTGTGGGATAGAAGAACTGCACCAGACACAAAAACAGCCGGAACACGCGCTCCAGACCGCACGAAGGAGTTTTCTCGTCGTTCCACAGCTGTTTTATATCGAGGAGCTGCTGCTGGTAAGTCCCATAGGCCGACGCATGGAAAACCGTTTTAGGGCCGACGAATATTTTCTTGAAGGTTTCGAGCATGTTCTGGTTTTATAAATCCCCCGGAGAGGATCCGCACCCTCTCCGGGGGAATGACCGTATAGACCACGTTCTTCAGAACCCGATCCGGATACTGCCGTTTTCGCGGCGGCCGACATGGCCGTCGGCTCCGGCCTGCCGCCGTGCCATACAGAGATAGATGCAGCCCGGGCTGACCCACACACCTCCGCGCGCGCCTATGCCCTGGGCGTCCCTGGCGGGCCACGTGGGAACATTGGCATAGCCGTCGGCATCCAGCTCTCCGTCGCCGTAGACCCGCGTGAACGCGCGGCCTTTGGGATGGCCCAGGGTCACAAAAACGTCCCAGGCGTTGCCCGACAGTTCCATGGCCCCGTAAAACCCGGCGCCGTCGTTCTCACGCTGCGGCACGCCTTCGTGCCGCGTCCGGGCGAACAGCCCGGCGCTGACCGCGCCCACAAAGCCCTCATGCTTCAGTTTGGTCTGCTTGCCGCGGTGCATAGGCCCGATGCCCCCGTCGTAGCAGGCGTTGACTACGCCCGTCGCAGGCAGCTTAGTTTCCTCGCCGCCGCCGTCCACTCCCGCAAACCCCTCCACGCGGCCGATGCGGGTGGTCCCCCAGGCGTATTCGTAGGGGATCGGCGCGGCCGTGCCGCGGCAGGTCTTCTCGTATTCCATCTCGGTCAGGGGGCGAAGGCCGGCCCAGGCGGCATAAGCGGCCTGATCGGCCCATTCTATGAAGTTAACCGTGCGGGCTGGCGCGCTGGTGATGAAGATCACAGGCTTGTCCGTCCCGTTCCCTGACGCCGGGCAGACGATTTCGTTCCTGAGACGTTCCTGCGGGGTGTTGGTCATCACATAAACGTTCGCCACGGCGTCGCCGCTGATGTCGGAGGCTACGCGGGCCTGCTGCTGTTTGCGGGTCAGCAGGTTCAGGAATTCAATGTAATGCCGGCTGTCCATCCCGTATTTCATTATCCAGAAGGCGTTGTAGCCTTTGGGGAACTCCGCCGGGATGGTGAACGGAACTTCGTCCCGGCTGTTCTTTCCCACCTGGGGCGGATAGCCTATGCCGGAATAGAGGCAGCCCTCCTTGGCATCCACCAGGATGGCGTCTTCGGACTTCACATAGTAGGCGCCCGCATTATAGAAAGTGTAGAAACAATTGACCGGACCGTCCGGCCCGTCGGGGTCCCCGAGGTAGAAGGGAGCCTTGGGAACGTGCACCATCTCCAGGCCCGCCACGTGCACCTGGAAGTTCTCAAGGTCTTTCGTCGACAGGCCGGCCGCGGCCAGGTCCCAGGCCAGGGTGACCTTTTCAGCAATGGCGTCCCCTTGTCCCCGGGTACGGAAGATAAAAAAACCTTTCTTCGCGGGCGGGACCCAAAGCCCCATCTCCGCGCTTGTCCCGCCGGAGCCTTTTGAAAAGCCCTCCGGGGACTGGTCGGTGTAATTGAACTCGGCCTTGCTGGCCGATTTAAGCGTAACATGCTTCCAGGGACCGCTGCCTGCGCGGTATTTTGCGAACAGCCAAACCCCGTCGCAGTTCACGTCGTTCTTCCATGCTCCGGGCCAGGAAACGTCGCAAACGATCTTCCCGTCCCCCTTCTGCAAGGAAACATTTTTAATTTCCAGCCATTTGAGTTTCATTCAGACCTCCCTAGTTTATTATTGAACTGTCAGAAATTGTAACCCAGATCGAAGTGAATACTCTGCAACTTTGTCTTAAACTCTTCACTGTCTCCGTTGTAAGGGGGTTTTGTATGCCCCGACTTGGTGACATCATAGACGAGTTCGCCGAAGACATGCCGCGAGAGTCTGGACCCTATGCCGAGCGCCGTGTAAAGCCCGTTCTTGATATCCGCCGCCGAAACCCCGGCCATGACCGCCTCGTTGTTGTATTTATTATATTTGAACTTGTTGTAGGAATAGCCGATCCGTCCGACGAGATACGGCTCCAGATCGGAGTCGGGTTTGAAGCAGTAACGCAGCGCCGCATACGGCACCGTATTCGTAAAATCCTCAATGCGGATCTGAGTGTACCCGCCGGTCGCGGTGGTCTGCACTTTCTCATACGTATGTTTTAAGTTATGCATGACGCCGATGCCCACATCGAAGCGCCGGAATACGGGATGCAGATATTCCAGCGACACCGAGCCCGACAGGTCTTCCACCGGACGGCTGACTACATTCTGAACGGAACGGGCCACCTGGCCGTACTGGTTAATAACGGTCGCGTTAATATGCGTCAATTGGGACGTCATGGGAAGATTTTTGTTCAACCCGATCTTCAGGTTGAATCCGTTGCGCCAATTTCTTTCCCGTTCGCCGCCGCCGGCCGCGCTATCGGAATTCTCCAAGGGCCCGAAGCTGTAGCCCAGATTGAACTGCACCCGGCTGTAATTAAGCTGATGCGTTTCAATGACCTGGAACGACTCGTTTACGGTAGCAGCCTGCGGGACGTTGTAATACGTGTAGCTGGTCGGATAGAAAGCCCTGAACCGCATACTGGTGTAGCTGTACAGGGCCTGGATGAAATATCGGTCCTTGAACCGGAGGCCCATTCCTATACCATAATACGGGCTGGCCGCCAGGTCCCTGACGTCTGAAGTGCGGGTAACGTTGTCCCCGGCCGCTTCGACGGGAGGCCCGGTCAGCGGCATGGGTCCTTCCTCATACAGGGTCATCGAATAGGAACCCATCCGGTTGAAAGAATATCCCCAGCGCCCGAATATAAAAGGCTTGGCGGAGGAGGCGGTTTTAAAATGATAGCCTAATGTGAAGTAGACGGGTATGTTCGAGAGGTCTTTGTAGACTTCTTCCTGCGCCGAAATGCGCCGCTTCAGCATGTTATTGCCGTAAATACGCTGGAGCGTGCCCGGGGAATTATATTCGACGCCCGGGCCCAG includes these proteins:
- a CDS encoding 3-dehydroquinate dehydratase, with amino-acid sequence MNILVIHGPNLHLLGKREPGVYGKTTLKTLNALIKKHATARGAKVRCFQSNCEGAIIDLLTANAAWADMLVINPAAYTHYSYAIRDAIKALALSAVEVHLSDISKREPFRKISVIKPVCIKQLTGFGSGSYLKAIDFCLASAGKNGKKPG
- the aroA gene encoding 3-phosphoshikimate 1-carboxyvinyltransferase codes for the protein MEKNPDKTYTPPPDKSITIRALLLGAIAEGRVNIKNPLLCEDTSATLSCLKTLGVKFHISKKQITVEGRGLKGLTPPMRPLNAGESGATMRLMAGLLAGQGFDSVITGRDSLLKRPMARVTEPLSAMGAGISSRGGRPPLKITGSPLAGTRLILSAPSAQVKSAALIAGLYAAGRTSVTERFKTRDHTERLLKHFGAKIKVIGLKTILKPGPLKAGRIKIPGDISSAAPFLAAACLLKGSKHIIKDTGLNPGRLGFIQALSAMGANIGLTVKTSNPEPAGDIFIWGSALKGIRIKPARIPAMIDEIPLLALVATQAEGTTVLPGLGELRFKESDRVQSTLALLKAFGLKAEIKKDALTIRGPQKIIGGKPVDTFNDHRIAMAAAVGSLLAEKPVKIKNAGCVKKSYPAFFSDFKKVFL
- a CDS encoding VOC family protein, with the protein product MEKAAFSHIGLTCADPERVEKFYTRYFGFKRARVYAPGPGQVVMIKSGNFYLELFKAAEKSPVPPAKGAGPDYPGWKHICFLVADLDAKLKELGNAVKITKGPVDMGGLIPGMKVCWVADPEGNIVELNQGYVDEC
- a CDS encoding ion channel, with protein sequence MLETFKKIFVGPKTVFHASAYGTYQQQLLDIKQLWNDEKTPSCGLERVFRLFLCLVQFFYPTLLIRTLAGRTTTARKLSMECYALFKLFFPVLLLTTGLYISKPALILVVYFLTETVFSVLGLIFLSDVYSALLTFNRSMILILLNYFEVTLDFSVFHMKYEALNKALSPLSAVYYSFVTGATLGYGDLYPVTAFGQFLVIAQLAIFVLFILLFVNYFTARSGEDE
- a CDS encoding SUMF1/EgtB/PvdO family nonheme iron enzyme translates to MKLKWLEIKNVSLQKGDGKIVCDVSWPGAWKNDVNCDGVWLFAKYRAGSGPWKHVTLKSASKAEFNYTDQSPEGFSKGSGGTSAEMGLWVPPAKKGFFIFRTRGQGDAIAEKVTLAWDLAAAGLSTKDLENFQVHVAGLEMVHVPKAPFYLGDPDGPDGPVNCFYTFYNAGAYYVKSEDAILVDAKEGCLYSGIGYPPQVGKNSRDEVPFTIPAEFPKGYNAFWIMKYGMDSRHYIEFLNLLTRKQQQARVASDISGDAVANVYVMTNTPQERLRNEIVCPASGNGTDKPVIFITSAPARTVNFIEWADQAAYAAWAGLRPLTEMEYEKTCRGTAAPIPYEYAWGTTRIGRVEGFAGVDGGGEETKLPATGVVNACYDGGIGPMHRGKQTKLKHEGFVGAVSAGLFARTRHEGVPQRENDGAGFYGAMELSGNAWDVFVTLGHPKGRAFTRVYGDGELDADGYANVPTWPARDAQGIGARGGVWVSPGCIYLCMARRQAGADGHVGRRENGSIRIGF
- a CDS encoding outer membrane beta-barrel protein, with the translated sequence MKNKILFAAAALLSVSGAVSAGENRSLLEGLSITGGLTHVAESDSRIDGVHNREGNEGSIQTQDFDPVKHLGYSLGAEYLWPAGGGFVLGPGVEYNSPGTLQRIYGNNMLKRRISAQEEVYKDLSNIPVYFTLGYHFKTASSAKPFIFGRWGYSFNRMGSYSMTLYEEGPMPLTGPPVEAAGDNVTRTSDVRDLAASPYYGIGMGLRFKDRYFIQALYSYTSMRFRAFYPTSYTYYNVPQAATVNESFQVIETHQLNYSRVQFNLGYSFGPLENSDSAAGGGERERNWRNGFNLKIGLNKNLPMTSQLTHINATVINQYGQVARSVQNVVSRPVEDLSGSVSLEYLHPVFRRFDVGIGVMHNLKHTYEKVQTTATGGYTQIRIEDFTNTVPYAALRYCFKPDSDLEPYLVGRIGYSYNKFKYNKYNNEAVMAGVSAADIKNGLYTALGIGSRLSRHVFGELVYDVTKSGHTKPPYNGDSEEFKTKLQSIHFDLGYNF